Proteins from a single region of Anastrepha ludens isolate Willacy chromosome 5, idAnaLude1.1, whole genome shotgun sequence:
- the LOC128863853 gene encoding uncharacterized protein LOC128863853 yields MDKKQKCELITSIFQSIREAMQLDSDDSDKEEILLGLARLGEKAASLPIKRAKREWIKEWRKNRCDRGSFAFLNKELLVHDEQSYRNFLRVSKSQFDYLLSLIANEIQRSDSTMRAAIPAAEKLALTLRFLSTGESYVSLDYQTRLSKSSISCIVPGVCSALYNKLKSSYLKFPNSNSEWEAIAKEFAVKWQFPNCIGALDAPINLKVATVEEIVLTCCALHNYLIENGEMFTDERVNAETVNNNHSTDSDVFYNLNKK; encoded by the exons atggataaaaaacaaaagtgcgAATTAATTACAAGCATATTTCAATCCATTAGAGAAGCTATGCAATTGGACTCCGATGACAGCGATAAAGAGGAAATACTTTTAG GATTGGCCAGATTGGGCGAGAAAGCTGCATCGTTGCCTATCAAGAGAGCCAAGCGGGAATGGATAAAGGAATGGAGGAAAAATAGGTGCGATCGCGGCTCGTTCGCCTTTTTAAACAAAGAATTGCTGGTACACGATGAGCAAAGCTACAGGAACTTCCTACGAGTATCAAAATCTCAATTTGATTATTTGCTGTCGCTAATAGCGAATGAAATACAACGCTCTGATTCGACTATGAGAGCCGCGATTCCCGCAGCAGAAAAATTGGCATTGACGCTGCGATTTCTCAGCACTG GAGAGTCTTACGTGAGTTTGGATTACCAGACCCGTTTATCCaaatcttcaatttcctgtaTAGTTCCTGGGGTATGCAGTGCCCTTTATAACAAATTGAAATCGTCGTATTTAAAG TTTCCAAACAGCAATTCAGAATGGGAGGCCATTGCAAAAGAATTTGCAGTTAAATGGCAATTCCCCAACTGCATTGGCGCGTTAGATG CACCGATAAATCTGAAAGTGGCCACTGTAGAGGAAATTGTATTGACGTGTTGTGCTTTACACAATTATTTAATCGAAAATGGCGAAATGTTCACTGATGAGAGAGTAAACGCAGAAACTGTAAATAATAACCACTCAACTGATTCCGATGTATTCTACAatctaaacaaaaaatag